CGGACGGCACCCGGCTGGCGTTCGCCCGGTCCCCGGACCCGGCCGGCAACGCGCCGACCCTGCTGTACGTCGCCGACTTCCGCACGAGCCCCGCGACGGTCACGCAGGTGACGCAGGGAGGCACGGGAGAGACCTTCGAGGACCACGACCCGACGTGGACGCCCGACGGGTCGCGGCTGTTCTTCAGCCGCTGGTCGCTCACCGACCGCGGGACGGGCGTACCGGCCTCCGAGCGGTACGCCGTCGAGGCGACGACGATCTGGTCGGTCGCCGCGTCGGGCACGACGCCTGCGCAGCCGGTCGTCGTGTCGGACCCGTGCGCGCCGCTCGCGCTGTGCCCGCGCGTCCTCGCCGGGCGCTCCCCCACGCTGTCGCCCGACGGCACGCGCCTCGCCGTCGTCGACCTCGGCACCCGGACACCGAACGCCGAGGGGAACCCGTTCGTCGGGGTCGCGCCCGGCGGGATCGGGATCGTCACCCTCGGCCCGACCGCGGGCGCACCCGTCGTGCAGAGCGCCGTCGCGCTGACCGGCATCCGCAGCGACGGCACCGCCACACCGGCGCGGCTCGTCGTCGACGGCACCGACAACCCCGCGTGGTCGCCGGACGGGAGCGAGGTCGCGTTCTCCGCGCACCGCGCGGGCCAGCCGCAGCAGCGCGGGATCTGGGCCGTGTCCTCCGCCGACGGGTCGGGCCTGCGCGTCGTCACGGACACCCAGGGCACCCAGGACGAGCCCGCGTACCGGCCGTACGCCGACCTCGCGGTGACGCTCGACGTGACGCCGTCGGCCGACGGGTCGGCGACGCTCGTCGTGAGCGTCTCGAACGCCGGGCCGGGCCTCGTCGACGCCGCGCAGGTCGACGTCGAGCTGCCGCCGGGGCTGTCGACGACCGGCGTCCCCGGCTGCACCGTCACCGGGCAGCAGCTCACGTGCCCCCTGTCCGAGCCCCTCCCGCCCGGGCGCGCGCCGGTCGTGCTGGGCGTGCCCGTGCAGGGCGTGTCCACGACGGTGGGGCCGATCACCGCCGTCGTGACGAGCACGAGCCCCGAGCGGGACGTCACGGACAACACGGCGAGCATCACGCCGACCGTCGCGCAGGGCGTCGCGGTGACGCTCACCGTGACCCCGCCGACGCTGTGGGTGGGCGGGCTGCCCGCGACGGCCACGTTCACCGTGACCAACCTCGGGCCGCAGTCGCTGGGCGACGTGACCCTCACGACGACCTTCCCGCCGTTCGTCACCACGGCCGGCTCGCCGAGCGCCCCGTGCACGCAGGCGTCCGGGACGTGCACCCTCGGCACGCTGGGGCCGCGCGACACCGCGACGCTCACGACCGAGCTGCGGTCCGTCGACTTCGCGGGCCCGCCCCAGACGGGCCAGGTCACGGGTGCGGTGACGACCTCCTCCCCCGACCCCGCGCCGGGCGACGACACGGCGAGCGCACCGGTCGAGGTCCGCGCGCCGGAGCTCTCGGCGTCGCCGGGCGTCGCGCGGCCGGGCGGTGTCGTCTTCGTCGCCGGCCGGTGGTTCCCGCCCGGCGAGCCCGTCCGGCTCGGGTGGCAGCCGGGGATCATGAGTGTCCCCGGTCCGTACCCCGTACAGCCCGACGGCACGTTCCAGGCGTCCGTGCCGGTCGTCGCGGACACCATCCTCGGGCCGCGCCGGCTGGTCGGCACCGGCACGACGCCCGGGCCCGCGTTCGGGCCGGTCGAGGTCCCCGTGCTCGTCAACCCGAGCTCCGTCGCCGCGCCCGACTTCCTGTTCCGGAGGTGACCACGTGATCGGCTCGGTCGACGAGGCGCTGCGCGCCCTGGTCCGCGAGGCCGTGGACAGCACGTCCGTCGAGGTCGTCCTCGACGCCCCGACGAAGGACTGGGCCGCGCGACGCAACGCGCCCACGGTCGACATGTACCTCTACGACCTGCGCGAGGACCTGCGCCGCCGGTCGCGCGGCTTCCTGGAGAACCGTGTGGAGGGCGCCGTCCAGACCCGGTTCCAGCCGCCGCGGCACTTCCGCCTGTCCTACCTCGTCACCGCGTGGACGCAGCGGCCCGAGGACGAGCACCGGCTGCTCGACGCGGTGCTCGTGCACCTGCTGCGGTTCGACGCGCTCCCGGCGCGCGTGCTGGAGGAGCGGCTCGTCGCCGCGGGTGCCCGGGTGCCGCTGTTCGTCGGGCTGCCGCCGCCCGAGGACCGCGGCTTCGCCGACGTGTGGTCCGCGCTGGGCGGCGAGCTCAAGCCGTCGATCGACGTCGTCGTCGACGTGCCCGTCCTCACGCCCGTGCCCGGCGACGTCGTCGGGCCTCCCGTGCAGGCACCGCTGCAGCTCGACGTGCGCGACACGGACGGCGGCGGGTCGGACAGCGGCGTGCACCGGCACGTCCCGCCGCCGCCGTCCGGTCCGGACGGGTCCGGCTCCGGACCCGCGTCCGCTGAGGGGCGGACCGGGACGCGACCCGTCGCCCGGGCACGGAGGCGGCGGTGAGCGTCGAGGCCGGCGCCGGGCGCGCGACCGACGCGAGCACCGCGCACGTCCTCGGCCGGCTCGCCGCCGTGGAGGAGCGGGTGCGGGCGCTCGTCGCGCGTCGTCGCGTCGGTGACCCGCAGCCCGACGACCCGTTCCGCGGCCTGTACCTCAACGACGAGACCGTCGACCGGCTGCTCGCGGGCCACGGCACCGAGATGCTGTCCCCCGCGGTGGACGACCGGACGCGCGCGGCCGAGCGGGCCGCCGACGCCGCCGAGGCCGCCGGGCACGTCCTGCGGCTGCGGGCGCTCGTGCGCGCGTTCGGGCTCGACGACCTCGACGTGGAGCTGCTGCTCGTGGCGCTCGCGTGCGAGGTCGACGTGCGGTTCGAGCAGCTGTTCGGCTACCTCAACGACGACGTGACGCGGCGGCGGCCGTCCGTGTCGGTCGCGCTCGCGCTGTGCGGCGTGCCGCTCGCGTCGGCCGCCGGGCGGCACCGCGTGCAGCAGGGGCCGCTGCTGCGCGGCGGGCTGCTCGAGGTCGAGGACCTCGACCGTCCGCTGCCGGGCCGGCAGCTGCGGGTCCCGGACCGGGTCGTGGGGCACCTGCTCGGGGACGACGCGCCCGACCCGGCGCTCGCCGCCGTCCTCGTCGACGACGAGGACGTGCCGTGGGGCGACCCCGGGCGGCTCGTCGCGGCCCTGACCGCCGGGACGCCGCTCGTCTACCTGCGCGAGCCGCCCACCGGCTCCGGCCGGGTTCTCGCGGTCCGCGCCCTGCAGGCCGCCGGCCGCGGCGCGCTGGTCGTCGACGGAGCGGCGGTCGCCGCGGCGCCCGAGCCCGAGGCCCTCGCGCGCACCGCCGCGCGCGAGGCGCTGCTCACCGGTGCCGGGCTCGTCGTCCTCGGGACCGAGCCGCTGACCGAGCAGCCGCGCGCGTCCCGGGCGCTGCTCGCCGCGTCACCCGTGCTCGTCGTCGGGCGCACCACCTGGGACCCCGTGTGGAGCGAGTGGCCGCCGCTGCTGCTCGACGTCCCGCCGTCGACCGTCGCGGAGCGCACGACGCTCTGGCAGCAGTCCCTCGGCCCGTCGCCCGACGCCGACGGCGTCGACACCGCCCGCACGACCGCGCCCTACCTGCTGCGCCCCGAGCAGGTCGCGCGCGCCGCCCGGGCCGCCCGGCAGCAGGCCACGCTCGACGGCGGCCTGACCGCCGAGCACGTGCGCGTCGGCGCGCGCGCCGAGAACGGCACCGCGCTCGAACGGCTCGCCCGGCGCATCGAGCCCGCCGTCGGCTGGGCCGACCTCGTGCTGCCGCCCGACGTGCTCGGGTCGTTGCAGGAGGTCGCGACCCGCGCCCGGTTCCGCGAGCAGGTGCTCGGCGACTGGCGGATGCGTCCCGGCGGCGGGCGCGGGCACGGCGTCGCGGCGCTCTTCGCCGGGGACTCCGGCACCGGCAAGACGATGTCTGCGGAGGTCGTCGCGCACGAGCTCGGGCTCGACCTGTACGTCGTGGACCTCGCGACCGTCGTCGACAAGTACATCGGCGAGACCGAGAAGAACCTGGAACGGATCTTCGCGGGCGCCGCCGGGGTCAACGCCGTCCTGCTGTTCGACGAGGCCGACGCCGTGTTCGGCCGCCGCAGCGAGGTCAAGGACGCGCACGACCGGTACGCCAACATCGAGTCCGCCTACCTGCTGCAGCGCATGGAGACGTTCGACGGGCTCGCGATCCTCGCGACCAACCTGCGCGCCAACATCGACGAGGCGTTCGTCCGCCGCCTCGACGTCGTCGTCGACTTCCCCCTGCCCGACGCGACGCAGCGGGTCGCCCTGTGGGACGCCTCGCTCGGCCCGCGGGTGCCGCGCGCGTCCGACGTGGACCTCGAGTTCTGCGCCGACGCGTTCGAGCTCGCGGGCGGCGCGATCCGCTCTGCCGCCGTCACCGCCGCGTACCTCGCCGCGCACGACGGTGGGACGGTGGGGATGCGGCACGTCGTCGCCGCCGTCTACCGCGAGTACCGCAAGCTCGGGCGGCTCACGCTGCCCAGCGAGTTCGGCCGGTACTGGAGCCTGCTGGCCTGATCCGCGGCCCGGCCCGAGGCCCCGGACGGGTGCCCGATCGGGCGGGCCGGAGTGCCTCATGGGGTGGACCGGGCGCTCCTGTCGGGCGGCACCGGACGGTGGCAGCGTCGGGTCGGTCGAGGACGACCTGCGTCGAGAGGGGCCGACGATGCACAGCCACGACCACCTGGAGGGCACCGAGACGCTGCGGCCCAAGGCCGCCCGCGTCGACGAGCGGGACTCCGCGCCCGTCGTCGCCCGCGCGCTGTCGGAGGGCCGTCCCGACCGGCTCGACGCGAACGGGCTGGCGTACCTGCAGCGCACGGCCGGGAACGCGTCGACTGCCGGCCTCGTCGAGGAGGAGCGGTCGCCGGTGCTCGACGTCGTCGGGTCCGGGGGCGGTCGCCCGCTCGACCCGGACACGCGGTCGGACATGGAGGGCCGGCTCGGCGCCGACTTCGGCGACGTCCGCGTGCACACCGACGGTGCGGCGTCCGACTCGGCCCGGTCCGTCGGCGCGCACGCGTACACCGTGGGGTCGGACATCGTGTTCCAGCGCGACGCGTACGACCCGACGTCGACCGCGGGCCGCACGACGCTCGCGCACGAGCTGACGCACGTCGTGCAGCAGCGCAGCGGCCCCGTCGACGGCACGCCCACCGGGAGCGGGATCAGCGTCTCCGACCCGGGCGACCGGTACGAGACCGCCGCCGCCGCGAACGCCGAGCGCGTCATGGCCGACCCCGCGCCCGCAGCCGCGGCGACGAGCGCGGACCCCGCCGGCGCCGCTGTCGTGCAGCGCGAGGAGGCCCCCGAGGAGGAGCAGGAGGAGCCCGTGCAGGGCTCGTTCGTCCAGCGGCAGGAGGCCGAGGAGGAGCTGCCCGAGGAGGAGCCCGCGGGCTGACCGACCCGGGTCCGGGGCATCGAGGGAGGGTCCGTGCCGGGCCACGCTCATCCGCGCGGGGCCGAGCACGACCCGCGCGTCGACCGCCGGCCGCCCGTCGCGCGGGTCGACGCATCCCCCGGGCCGCCGGCCCTCGCCCCGTCCGCCGTCGCGTCGTCGGACCGTCCGCTCGAGCCCGTCGCCGTCGCGCCCGACACCGCGCGCGGGTCCGCCCGCGTCGCGACCCGGCCCGCGGACCTGCTGCGGTTGCAGCGGCTCGCGGGCAACGCCGCGGTCGCCGCCGCCCTGCGCCCGCCGCGCCCCGCGCCCGCGCGGATCCCCGACCCGGCCCGTCAAGCGCCGTCACCCGCCGCACGTCCGGGCCAGGGCCACGCGACGCCGACCGGCACGACCGTCGACGCGGCCGCCGCGACGCCGACCGACACGACCGTCGACGCACCCGCCGTCACACCCGCCACCGTGCAGCGCGGCCTGCTCGACGACGTCGTCGACGCGGCGGCGGGCGCCGCCGGAGGGGTGCGCGACGCGGCGCTCCAGACGGTCCGCGACTACGCGCGCCGCATGCCGGGGTACGAGCTCCTGTGCGTCGTCCTCGCGCGCGACCCCGTGACCGGTCAGGCCGTGCCGCGCACGGCCACGGCGATCATCGACGGGTTCCTCGGCCTCGTCCCCCGCGGCGACGCGCTGCGGCAGCAGCTGCGCGACTCGGGGGCCGTCGAACGGGCCGGGGCGTGGTTCGAGCAGGAGATCCCGCGGCTCGGGCTCACGTGGGAGACGATCCGCGGGCTGTTCAGCCGCGCCTGGGACGCGCTCTCCGTCACCGACCTGCTCGACCCCGCGGGTGCGTGGGCGCGGCTGTCGACGATCTTCGGCCCGCCGCTCGCGCGCCTCCGCGACTTCGCGACCGGTGCCGTCACCCAGGTCGCCGAGTTCGTGTTCGAGGGCGCGATGACCGCCGCGGGCGGGGCGGGCGCCCAGGTGATGGGCATCGTCCGCCGGGCCGGCGACGTGTTCCAGACGATCCTGCGTGACCCCGTCGGGTTCGCCGGCAACCTCGTCGCCGCCGTCCGCGGGGGCCTCGGCCAGTTCATGACGAACATCGGGCGGCACCTGCGCACCGGGTTGATCGGGTGGCTCACCGGTGCGCTCGGCGGGCTCGTCCGGATCCCCGCGAGGTTCGACCTGAGCGGCGTCCTCGGCATGGCCCTGGAGCTCCTCGGCCTCACCTGGGCCAACGTCCGCGGGCGGATCGTCGGCGTCGTCGGCGAGCGGGCCATGAACGGCATCGAGCAGACCGTCGAGGTCGTCGGCGAGGTCCGCGAGCGCGGCCTGTCCGCGCTGACCAGCCGCATCGCGCAGTTCACGTCGGGCCTCGTCGAGACCGTCGTCGGCGGCATCCGGGACTGGGTCGCGAACAGCGTCGTCGGCGCCGCGATCACCAAGCTGATCTCGATGTTCAACCCCGCCGGGGCCGTCATCCAGGCGATCATCGCCGTCTACAACACCGTGCAGTTATTCATCGAGCGCGCGCAGCAGCTCGGTGCCCTCGCGAACGCGGTGTTCGACTCGATCTCCGCGATCGCGTCCGGCTCGCTCGGCAGCGCGATGACCGCCGTCGAGAACGCCCTGGGCCGCACCGTCCCCGTCGTCCTCGGCTTCCTCTCGCGTCTCATCGGCCTCGGCGACATCGCCGCGCCGGTGCGGAACATCATCCAGCGGGTCCGCACCGTCATCGACGGCGCGCTCGACCGCGTCGTCGGCTGGATCGCCGGCCTCGCCCGCCGTGTCGGCGGCGCGGTCCGCGGCGTCACGTCCCGCGTGGGCGGCGCGATCCGCGGCGCGACGGCCCGTGCGGGTGCGGCGGCGCGGGCCGTCGGGGAGCGGCTGGGGATCGTCCGCCGCCGCATCTCGATCGCCGGTGAGGACCACACCCTGATCGCAGATCCCCAGACGGGCCACATCTCGATGGCGAGCGTGCAGGAACGGCTGTCCGCGAAGGTCGAACGGCGCAGGGAGGCGCTCCTGCGCGAGCCGGAGACCCCGGAACGCCCGCGCGCGGTCGTCGTCCAGGAGGCGGACCGACTGCTCGCGGCCGTCCGGCAGGCCGAGGCGGCGATCGCGGCTCGGCGGCAGGGAGCCGACGCGACCGCGAGCGCCCGGCTCGACCAGCTCGCGTCGGTCGTCGTCGGCCTGTTCACGCGGTTCTCGTGGGCGGGTGCGACGCGGCCCGGTGACCGTGGCAACGCCCCTGCTGGGCTGGGCGCGGTCGTCCGCTACTCGGCGAAGGGCTCCCAGGTCACGGACCAGACCCGGGGCCTGTTCGAGGGCGAGCACGTCATCCCCTCGAAGACGATCTCCTACCTCTTCGTCAACACCGGCCTGCCCCCGATGACGGAGAGCGAGTACCGGGAGCAGCACGTCGTCCTCATCTACCGGTCCGCGGCGAGCCTCAAGACGCACGAAGGGTCGGGGACGCTCGACGAGGACTCGTACGTCATCCGTCAGCTACGGCAGCTCTCGACGGTCGGCAGCAGACGGCTCGAAGGGTCGAGCAGGAAGGCGCAGGAGACGCGCGAGCGCTTCGAGGGTGACGAGGAGGGCTACCGGCGGTTCGTCGAACGGGAGGCGAACAAGGCGCCGGAACGTCAGCGCCGGTTCGCGGAGCTGCTGCCGTACATCCTCGCGCCGCGCGTGCGGCTCACGGCGCGGGCGGTCGCCGACGACCACGCAGCGAAGGGCTACACCCACCCGGTGCACCCCGGACCCGCGGAGATCACCGACGCCGCCACCCGGCAGGTCCACGACATCGTCGCGATCTGGCTCCGGCGGATCTGACGTCGCCTGCGGACGCCCGATCGGGCAACACCCGTTCCCTTCCGAGCGTCCGGGCGGACGGGACCGCCGACGGGTCCCGTCCCAGGCTGGGACACACGACTCCCTGTGCCCGAAGGAGGGGACATGCCGACCTACCTGTCACCCGGCGTCTACGTCGAGGAGGTGGAGGCGGGCACCCGGCCCATCGAGGGGGTCGGGACGTCCGTCGCCGCGTTCGTCGGCCTGGCGGCGAAGGGACCGTTCAACACGCCGACGCTCGTCTCGAACTGGACCCAGTACGCCGAGACGTTCGGCGACTTCCTGCCGAACTCGTACCTCGCACACTCCGTGTACGGGTACTTCCTCAACGGCGGCTCGAACGCGTACATCGTGCGGATCGGCACCGACGGTGCCGCCGACGACGCGGACGCCCAGCCGCGGACCCGCACGTCGCCCAAGGCGCTGCCGGCGGTGCCGCAGGCGGTGCTCGGCGCGTACCGGGTGTCCGCCGCGGACAAGGCGCCGAAGACGAAGAAGCTGAGCGTCGAGGTCGCGGAGCCGGGCGGCGAGAACCCGCCCGACGACCACTTCAAGCTGGTGGTCCTGGTCGACGGCAAGGCGACCGAGACGTACGACAACGTCACGACGAAGCGTGGCGACGACAACGTCGCGACGAAGGTCAACACGCAGTCGAAGCTCATCACGATCGAGGAGCTCGCGAGCGGCAGCGCGCTCGTGAAGCCCGACAAGGGCGTCGCCGACCTGATCGAGCCGGAGCCCGAGCCCGAGCCGCCCGCGACCGGCGACCTGGGCGCGGACGACTACATCGGCGACGCGGCCGACCGCACGGGCTTCTCGGGCCTGGAGGCGATCGACGAGGTCACGATCGTCGCGGTGCCCGACCTGGTCGCGGCGCTGGAGCAGGGCGCGATCGACCTGGAGACGTTCCAGGCGGTCCAGCTCGCCGTGATCGCTCACTGCGAGCTCATGGGCGACCGCATGGCGATCCTCGACCCGCCGCCCGGGCTCGGCCCGCAGGCGATCAAGGACTGGCGCGTCGACACCGCCGGGTACGACTCGAAGTACGCGACGCTGTACTGGCCGTACATCAAGGTGTTCGACCCCGCGTCGGGCTCGAACAAGTTCGTGCCGCCGTCGGGCCACATGGCCGGCATCTGGGCGCGCAACGACGACACCCGCGGCGTGCACAAGGCGCCCGCGAACGAGGTCGTCCGCGGCGCGATCACGCTGCAGACGCAGATCACGCGCGCCGAGCACAACCTGCTCAACCCGGTGGGGATCAACGCGATCCGCACGTTCCCGGGCCGCGGGGTGCGCGTCTGGGGCGCCCGGACCCTGTCGTCCGACCCGGCCTGGCGGTACGTCAACGTGCGGCGGCTCTTCAACTACCTGGAGGAGTCGATCCTCATCGGCACCCAGTGGGTCGTGTTCGAGCCGAACGACGACGCCCTGTGGGCACGGATCCGTCGCACCATCGCGGCGTTCCTGGTCAACGAGTGGCGCAAGGGCGCCCTGTTCGGGCTCAGCCCCGAGGAGGCGTTCTTCGTCCAGTGCGACCGGGAGACCAACCCCGCCGAGGCGATCGACGCGGGTCAGGTCACCTGTCGCATCGGGGTCGCGCCGGTCAAGCCCGCCGAGTTCGTGATCTTCCAGCTGTCCCAGTTCTCCGGCGGCACGAGCCTCGTCGGCGAGTGACCGGTCCCCACGACCAGAAGGAAGGTGAACCATGGCGCTTCCCGACACCTTCGATCTCGCCACCGCGTACTCGTTCTCGGTGAAGATCGACGGCATCCAGGTCCCGCACGTGATGGAGGTCAGCGGCCTCAAGGCCGAGGTCGACAAGGTCACGTACCAGCAGCAGGCGTCGGACGGGAAGTTCGTCACGCGCCAGATGATGGGCCGGCAGAAGGCCGGTGAGTTCAAGGTCAAGCGCGGCCTGACGGACTCCACGACCGTGACCGACTGGCTCAAGGCGGTCTTCGAGGGCAAGCTCGCCGACGCCCGCAAGACGGCCGAGGTCGCGATCTACACGTCCGACAACCAGCTGCTCAAGCGGATGAACTTCCGCAACGTCTGGGTCAAGGACGTCGAGCTCGGCGGCACCCTCAAGGCCGGGTCGACCGAGCCGCTCTCCGAGACGTTCACGGTCTGCTGGGACGAGATGGAGTTCGCCTGATGCGACGCTCCCTGCCCGTCCAGCTGGACGAGCCCGAGGTCGACGAGGTGCCCACGGGCACACCGTCGGCCTCGGCCGTCCGGCGGGACGCGCTGCGCACCGAGTTCGACTTCCAGCTCCCGCGCGGGTACCTGGACGGCGACGGCGTGCTGCACCGGCACGGCACCATGCGGCTCGCGACGGCGCGTGACGAGCTGCTGCCGCTGTACGACGCGCGCGTGCAGGAGAACCCGGCCTACACGACGGTCGTGCTGCTGAGCCGCGTCATCACGTCGCTCGGCACCCTCGGCGCGGTCACGCAGAGCGTCGTCGAGAACATGTTCGCGTCCGACGTCGCGTTCCTGCAGGACCTGTACCGCCGCATCAACGCCGAGGGGCACACGCGCGCCGCCGTCACGTGCCCGTCGTGCCAGCACCGCTTCGACGTCGACATCTCCGGTGGGCGCCTGGGGGAATCGTGACGTACGCGCCGGCCCGCATCCGGGAGGAGGTCGCGTACGTCGCCTACCACTTCCACTGGTCCCACGACGAGATCCTCGACCTCGAGCACCCGCAGCGGCTGGCCTACGTCCAGGAGATCGCGGCGATCAACCGTCGCATGAGCGAGGAGCGCTGACGTGCGCTGGCCGTGGCAGCGGGACCGTCGCGTCCCGCCGGTCGCCGACCCCGGGGCGCGTCCGGCGGGGACCGGCGCGAGCGCGGTGTCGACGCCGCCCGGGTCCGGCGACGCGCCGACGAGCGCCCCGGCCGTCACCGCGCCCGTGGCGCGCGAGTCCACCGCCGGGTGGGCGTTCCTGCCGCCCCTGCAGCGCACGGTCGGGCCCGTCGAGCTGACCAGCCGCCCCATCGCCTTCCTCGCGGACCTGCCGACCCGCTCCGGGCCCCGGTTCACCGGTCCCATGACGCACGTCGTCGACCACCGCGCGCCCTCGGGGATCGTCGACGGCGACGGCGACCGGTCCGCCCCGCCGGTCCAGCGGTCGGCGGACGTCGACCTCACGGTCCTGCCGCCCGCCCCGCGTGCCGCTGCTCGTGTGCAGCGCCGCACGGGTGGCCTGGTGGCCCTCGACTCGGCGCCGGTGGGAACGCCACGACTGCGGGCCGTGCCCGTGGACCCACCGGCGCCGGACACGCCTGTCACCGCGCCGGACCTCGCTCCGGAACCCGTCGCCGTCCCCGCGCCGTCCGGCGACGGGTGGACGGCCGACGGCTGGGCCGCGCCGGACGCGCCCGACGGTGCCGCCGACGGGTCGTGGCGTGACGGTGGCGCGACGACCGTGCCGATCGGCTCCGTGACGCCACCCGCCCCGACCACGACGCCCGCCACGCCCGCGCGACCGGACGGGTCCGCCGCCGTGCAGCGCCGTGTCGGCCTCGGGGCGCCGATCAGCCGGTCGCCGCTCCCCGCGACGCCGCCCGACCTGCCGCTCGTGCAGCGGGAGGTCTCGTCCGAACGCGGGTCGGCTCGCGCGGACCGAGAGGGCGCGGCAGCGGTCGGACGGTCGGCCGAGACCGGCAGTGGTGGACCCGACGGCGGCGCGACCGTCGCACGGTCGGCCTCCGGCGACGCCCCGACGACGTCCTCTCCTCCCGGCGCCGGCGGCGCCGGGAGCCCGACGGCCTCTCCCCCGTCGGGATCGCCTGTCGCACCGCCGTCGACGCCCGCCACCGCGCCACCGTCGGCAGGTCCCGGCCCGGGCCCCGCGTCCGGCGACAGCGTCGTGCAGCGGTCGAGCGGCCCCGTCCCCGCGTCCGGCGACGGCGTCGTGCAGCGGTCGAGCACGGCCCCGGACGGCGGAGGCGACCCCGCCGGCGACGCGCCGGCCGTGCCCGTCGACCCGCCGTCCGCCGCGAGCGCACCCTCGCTCGACGTTGCGCGACGCGTGTCGCCGCCCTCCTCCGACCCCGGTGGCGCCCTCACGGCCGGCGGCGATCGGGTCTCTGCCGAGCCGGTCGGAGGCGGGACCGCCCCGAGCGACGGCGGCGGGAGCACGACGATGGGCGGCGCGGGCTCGTCGATCGGTGACGCCGGTACGGCGGCCGGTGACGTGGCCGCGGCGCCCGGCGAGACGCCCGGCGCCTCCGGCGTCGGCGCCACGACCTCCCCGGACGCGGCGTCGTCGTCCGGTGGCGGCGCACCCGCGACCGGTACCGGTCCGGACGCGCCGAGCGTCCAGCGGGTGGTGGGCGAACCGTCGGGCGCGCTCGGAGCGCTCGGCACCGACCCGTCGTCGCGCACGTCGGCGTCGACGTCCGACGCCCGGGGCACGGACGCACCGGCGCCCGTCGTGCCCGAGGGTCCCCGGCACCCGTCGACGGAGGCGCTGCCGGTCGCCCAGCGCCGGACCGACGCCTCAGCCGCCGGCTCGGGCGGCGCGACGTCCCGCGGTCCGGCACCCACGGCCGCGGCGACGCCCTC
The sequence above is a segment of the Cellulomonas fimi genome. Coding sequences within it:
- a CDS encoding DUF4157 domain-containing protein, yielding MHSHDHLEGTETLRPKAARVDERDSAPVVARALSEGRPDRLDANGLAYLQRTAGNASTAGLVEEERSPVLDVVGSGGGRPLDPDTRSDMEGRLGADFGDVRVHTDGAASDSARSVGAHAYTVGSDIVFQRDAYDPTSTAGRTTLAHELTHVVQQRSGPVDGTPTGSGISVSDPGDRYETAAAANAERVMADPAPAAAATSADPAGAAVVQREEAPEEEQEEPVQGSFVQRQEAEEELPEEEPAG
- a CDS encoding phage tail protein, with translation MALPDTFDLATAYSFSVKIDGIQVPHVMEVSGLKAEVDKVTYQQQASDGKFVTRQMMGRQKAGEFKVKRGLTDSTTVTDWLKAVFEGKLADARKTAEVAIYTSDNQLLKRMNFRNVWVKDVELGGTLKAGSTEPLSETFTVCWDEMEFA
- a CDS encoding DUF4255 domain-containing protein; protein product: MIGSVDEALRALVREAVDSTSVEVVLDAPTKDWAARRNAPTVDMYLYDLREDLRRRSRGFLENRVEGAVQTRFQPPRHFRLSYLVTAWTQRPEDEHRLLDAVLVHLLRFDALPARVLEERLVAAGARVPLFVGLPPPEDRGFADVWSALGGELKPSIDVVVDVPVLTPVPGDVVGPPVQAPLQLDVRDTDGGGSDSGVHRHVPPPPSGPDGSGSGPASAEGRTGTRPVARARRRR
- a CDS encoding ATP-binding protein produces the protein MSVEAGAGRATDASTAHVLGRLAAVEERVRALVARRRVGDPQPDDPFRGLYLNDETVDRLLAGHGTEMLSPAVDDRTRAAERAADAAEAAGHVLRLRALVRAFGLDDLDVELLLVALACEVDVRFEQLFGYLNDDVTRRRPSVSVALALCGVPLASAAGRHRVQQGPLLRGGLLEVEDLDRPLPGRQLRVPDRVVGHLLGDDAPDPALAAVLVDDEDVPWGDPGRLVAALTAGTPLVYLREPPTGSGRVLAVRALQAAGRGALVVDGAAVAAAPEPEALARTAAREALLTGAGLVVLGTEPLTEQPRASRALLAASPVLVVGRTTWDPVWSEWPPLLLDVPPSTVAERTTLWQQSLGPSPDADGVDTARTTAPYLLRPEQVARAARAARQQATLDGGLTAEHVRVGARAENGTALERLARRIEPAVGWADLVLPPDVLGSLQEVATRARFREQVLGDWRMRPGGGRGHGVAALFAGDSGTGKTMSAEVVAHELGLDLYVVDLATVVDKYIGETEKNLERIFAGAAGVNAVLLFDEADAVFGRRSEVKDAHDRYANIESAYLLQRMETFDGLAILATNLRANIDEAFVRRLDVVVDFPLPDATQRVALWDASLGPRVPRASDVDLEFCADAFELAGGAIRSAAVTAAYLAAHDGGTVGMRHVVAAVYREYRKLGRLTLPSEFGRYWSLLA
- a CDS encoding phage tail protein, producing MPGHAHPRGAEHDPRVDRRPPVARVDASPGPPALAPSAVASSDRPLEPVAVAPDTARGSARVATRPADLLRLQRLAGNAAVAAALRPPRPAPARIPDPARQAPSPAARPGQGHATPTGTTVDAAAATPTDTTVDAPAVTPATVQRGLLDDVVDAAAGAAGGVRDAALQTVRDYARRMPGYELLCVVLARDPVTGQAVPRTATAIIDGFLGLVPRGDALRQQLRDSGAVERAGAWFEQEIPRLGLTWETIRGLFSRAWDALSVTDLLDPAGAWARLSTIFGPPLARLRDFATGAVTQVAEFVFEGAMTAAGGAGAQVMGIVRRAGDVFQTILRDPVGFAGNLVAAVRGGLGQFMTNIGRHLRTGLIGWLTGALGGLVRIPARFDLSGVLGMALELLGLTWANVRGRIVGVVGERAMNGIEQTVEVVGEVRERGLSALTSRIAQFTSGLVETVVGGIRDWVANSVVGAAITKLISMFNPAGAVIQAIIAVYNTVQLFIERAQQLGALANAVFDSISAIASGSLGSAMTAVENALGRTVPVVLGFLSRLIGLGDIAAPVRNIIQRVRTVIDGALDRVVGWIAGLARRVGGAVRGVTSRVGGAIRGATARAGAAARAVGERLGIVRRRISIAGEDHTLIADPQTGHISMASVQERLSAKVERRREALLREPETPERPRAVVVQEADRLLAAVRQAEAAIAARRQGADATASARLDQLASVVVGLFTRFSWAGATRPGDRGNAPAGLGAVVRYSAKGSQVTDQTRGLFEGEHVIPSKTISYLFVNTGLPPMTESEYREQHVVLIYRSAASLKTHEGSGTLDEDSYVIRQLRQLSTVGSRRLEGSSRKAQETRERFEGDEEGYRRFVEREANKAPERQRRFAELLPYILAPRVRLTARAVADDHAAKGYTHPVHPGPAEITDAATRQVHDIVAIWLRRI
- a CDS encoding phage tail sheath family protein, encoding MPTYLSPGVYVEEVEAGTRPIEGVGTSVAAFVGLAAKGPFNTPTLVSNWTQYAETFGDFLPNSYLAHSVYGYFLNGGSNAYIVRIGTDGAADDADAQPRTRTSPKALPAVPQAVLGAYRVSAADKAPKTKKLSVEVAEPGGENPPDDHFKLVVLVDGKATETYDNVTTKRGDDNVATKVNTQSKLITIEELASGSALVKPDKGVADLIEPEPEPEPPATGDLGADDYIGDAADRTGFSGLEAIDEVTIVAVPDLVAALEQGAIDLETFQAVQLAVIAHCELMGDRMAILDPPPGLGPQAIKDWRVDTAGYDSKYATLYWPYIKVFDPASGSNKFVPPSGHMAGIWARNDDTRGVHKAPANEVVRGAITLQTQITRAEHNLLNPVGINAIRTFPGRGVRVWGARTLSSDPAWRYVNVRRLFNYLEESILIGTQWVVFEPNDDALWARIRRTIAAFLVNEWRKGALFGLSPEEAFFVQCDRETNPAEAIDAGQVTCRIGVAPVKPAEFVIFQLSQFSGGTSLVGE
- a CDS encoding DUF6760 family protein; translated protein: MTYAPARIREEVAYVAYHFHWSHDEILDLEHPQRLAYVQEIAAINRRMSEER